A window of the Armatimonadota bacterium genome harbors these coding sequences:
- a CDS encoding beta-galactosidase yields MPRHLLLAALMLAFGSVGLQAQQLVCGRTPLPPAIDGSHDDPCWRSAMTAGGFSVLGSAGTERAVRQTTARAAWDGDALYILVVCQETDPSSVTANVTQRDGQVWLEDCVELFLQPDPTTDRTFHFIVNPLGVLFDEDEEGAGFNADVRIAVDRAQLGWTVEMALPWDQLRTTVPQNGSEWGFNVARVHRPQEPTEWTTWAPLELGRKQFGVPSLFGRLLFSTNPQSGWVSGLRMPDGLIRNPDFTAGEGKPEGWSLSAGSRVFEVPDGSGMRAIGNDVDYGIASQALNIPVSAGDIFTIEAVVRASEDARIGIAAVQEMEDGRPDDLYPFWKIEAAGEYRRYIGRIVVDKGARRIFSFRLYRANREGTVEYAYAQMFPGLRGVLGITEAARCVPPDWRATETSPWQSPCARLFTPLPGEKIRALVFIGEFQRDAAELAQRLDLDYDLVYCPTFRGSGKVDEVVAFDAERILRRLSRGEYSLIILAGRPSEQSIIDSIIASVEGGTGLLAIEPLAGGGAAKPEVLKTLLDILPAPGKPDLSDAAHILGAVTPQALSASSPTKPAPSWLSSKEHGAGRIARICWPESVTGLTPFTPGLCLYWEYRWAALCKAVLWAAKREPPCRIESVACDDHLRLRMQGRMAAQLSVIWSSPFQTVASDTRSIGPDETAVAVPLPDSVRNAPGPVIALVMIRDGDGNALDVAACLVPTHEPLARLSNLVAPTEAAPGEEFPVSVDCEFTGPGTVCITARITDAWGRIVAADERTIEEPTSCEFSLQIAEPLSVYHRISVEATLPRDPSTIVGRLDRDLFLPAVAETHLDDFALAAGYAAMPVRCPSHLEDAMVAFLRANGIRSCTVNEYMIRRGMSAFGGVSGAGMRNRGTGNRRAPCFSDPAEVEAMARRVSERIAARRSWGFYGYNMDDETHLHQDGSVELCTCDFCRTGFAAWAREQFGTIAAANAEWGTDYASFEDIQVPLLAGMQGADNPARWVDFRLYQERTWANAYAHTHDAVRARIPDARMSFTNPYRYNSLSGTDFALWTPHEELLLRYFHRHVADRNRSWTDAPMVSWFGYHSNAAECGHFVWWFALNGGLIPIWWDPVEPWAYSGKEGFTPWYMLDPLWRPTGRSQAVSAAAQHLQTGLGKALRIAKRPEPEAVIIHSQPSMHVSYAVPALKLGRPTDDGYNAYRASDDAMAAALKRHGFAYEYALPEQLDAARLAGVQLVALPSCVALPDAACDALRAFVNSGGKLIADVMPATFDEHGKPRAVSPIADLFDGARAVLLQAGDSDATTRLTRCIAGLNCAPAVTWQTSTGELPRQTELYRFALGRNQLIGLVRLPEKGAAGEGPVTVHLPEPGYVYDCRTAAYLGHLERITLDIAAGDAVFLAVLSYQPSGLDVQAEVASGRFVVRASIVGAPEAANHVFRISVTPPGAGAPVEWYSRNVAAPDGKASLELPLARNDPAGEWVIEVRDVLTGITKTLRVAVTHDVLKARSGDQP; encoded by the coding sequence ATGCCCCGACATCTGCTGCTCGCCGCTTTGATGCTGGCATTCGGAAGCGTGGGGCTCCAGGCCCAGCAGCTGGTCTGCGGCCGAACGCCCCTGCCACCTGCAATCGACGGCTCGCATGATGATCCCTGCTGGCGAAGCGCAATGACCGCCGGCGGGTTCTCGGTCCTTGGCAGCGCCGGGACAGAACGTGCTGTGCGCCAGACAACTGCCCGCGCCGCGTGGGACGGCGATGCGCTCTACATCCTCGTCGTCTGCCAGGAGACCGACCCGTCGAGCGTCACCGCCAACGTCACCCAGCGCGACGGACAGGTCTGGCTGGAGGATTGCGTCGAATTGTTCCTCCAGCCCGACCCAACCACCGACCGGACCTTTCATTTCATCGTAAACCCCCTTGGCGTCCTGTTCGACGAGGACGAAGAGGGCGCCGGTTTCAACGCGGATGTCAGGATAGCGGTGGACCGTGCCCAACTGGGCTGGACGGTGGAGATGGCCCTGCCGTGGGATCAGTTGCGCACGACGGTCCCTCAGAATGGCTCAGAGTGGGGCTTCAACGTCGCCCGGGTTCATCGCCCGCAGGAGCCCACGGAATGGACCACCTGGGCCCCTCTGGAACTGGGCCGCAAGCAGTTCGGAGTGCCCTCGCTTTTCGGAAGGCTCCTCTTCTCAACCAATCCGCAGAGCGGTTGGGTCTCCGGGCTGCGCATGCCCGACGGCCTCATCCGCAATCCGGACTTCACAGCTGGAGAAGGTAAGCCCGAAGGCTGGAGCCTCTCCGCCGGCTCCCGGGTCTTCGAGGTCCCCGACGGCAGCGGCATGCGAGCCATCGGTAACGACGTCGACTACGGCATCGCCTCCCAGGCGCTGAACATTCCCGTAAGTGCAGGCGACATCTTTACCATCGAGGCCGTGGTGCGCGCGTCCGAGGATGCCCGGATCGGCATCGCGGCGGTCCAGGAGATGGAAGACGGCCGCCCCGACGACTTGTATCCATTCTGGAAGATCGAGGCCGCCGGCGAGTACCGCAGGTACATCGGCCGCATCGTAGTGGACAAGGGAGCCCGGCGCATCTTCTCCTTCCGTCTATACCGCGCAAACCGCGAGGGCACGGTGGAGTATGCCTACGCCCAGATGTTCCCCGGTCTGCGCGGTGTTCTCGGAATCACTGAAGCCGCCCGATGCGTTCCCCCCGATTGGCGTGCAACCGAAACCTCTCCCTGGCAGAGCCCCTGCGCCCGATTGTTCACGCCGCTGCCTGGAGAGAAAATCCGCGCATTGGTCTTCATTGGTGAGTTCCAGCGCGACGCCGCCGAGCTTGCCCAGCGCCTGGACCTGGACTATGACCTGGTCTACTGCCCCACTTTCCGCGGCTCAGGGAAAGTCGACGAGGTGGTCGCCTTCGACGCCGAGAGGATTCTCAGGCGCCTGTCGCGGGGTGAGTACTCCCTCATCATCCTGGCAGGGCGCCCGTCGGAGCAGTCCATCATCGACAGCATCATCGCATCAGTAGAAGGCGGAACCGGACTCCTTGCCATCGAACCCCTGGCCGGCGGCGGGGCTGCGAAACCGGAGGTCCTCAAGACCCTCCTCGACATCCTCCCCGCTCCCGGCAAGCCCGATCTGTCCGACGCCGCCCACATCCTGGGCGCGGTGACGCCCCAGGCCCTCTCCGCAAGCTCGCCCACGAAGCCCGCACCTTCCTGGCTCTCGTCGAAGGAGCATGGTGCTGGCCGGATCGCTCGAATCTGCTGGCCCGAGAGCGTGACCGGGCTGACGCCTTTCACACCCGGCCTTTGCCTTTACTGGGAGTACCGCTGGGCCGCGCTGTGCAAGGCCGTCCTCTGGGCTGCGAAGCGCGAGCCCCCCTGTCGGATCGAGAGCGTCGCCTGCGACGACCATCTGCGCCTTCGAATGCAGGGCCGGATGGCCGCGCAGCTAAGCGTCATCTGGAGCAGTCCCTTCCAGACTGTCGCTTCCGACACCCGCTCCATCGGCCCAGACGAGACTGCAGTGGCTGTCCCGCTGCCGGATTCCGTGCGCAATGCTCCCGGCCCGGTGATCGCCCTTGTGATGATACGCGATGGCGATGGGAATGCTCTGGACGTGGCCGCTTGCCTCGTCCCGACACACGAACCCCTGGCGCGTCTGTCCAACCTGGTTGCGCCAACCGAAGCAGCGCCGGGCGAGGAATTCCCCGTCTCAGTGGATTGCGAGTTCACCGGCCCCGGCACCGTCTGCATCACAGCGCGCATCACCGATGCCTGGGGCCGGATCGTTGCCGCGGATGAGAGAACAATCGAGGAACCCACCTCCTGTGAGTTCAGCCTGCAGATCGCCGAACCTCTCTCGGTCTACCACCGCATCAGCGTTGAAGCAACATTGCCCCGCGACCCCAGCACTATCGTGGGACGCCTCGACCGTGACCTTTTCCTGCCCGCCGTCGCCGAAACTCACTTGGACGATTTCGCCCTCGCCGCTGGATACGCGGCCATGCCGGTGCGCTGTCCGTCGCACCTTGAGGACGCCATGGTCGCCTTCCTGCGTGCCAACGGTATCCGCTCGTGCACCGTGAACGAGTACATGATTCGCCGCGGCATGAGCGCGTTTGGTGGGGTCAGCGGCGCGGGAATGCGTAACAGGGGAACCGGCAACCGGCGCGCGCCGTGTTTCAGCGACCCGGCGGAAGTCGAGGCCATGGCAAGGCGCGTCTCCGAGCGGATTGCCGCACGCCGTTCCTGGGGCTTCTACGGCTACAACATGGACGACGAGACCCATCTGCACCAGGACGGGTCTGTCGAGCTCTGCACCTGCGATTTCTGTCGCACCGGGTTCGCCGCCTGGGCCCGCGAGCAGTTCGGCACCATCGCTGCCGCCAACGCCGAGTGGGGCACCGACTATGCGTCTTTCGAAGACATTCAGGTCCCACTGCTGGCTGGCATGCAAGGCGCCGATAACCCCGCGCGCTGGGTGGATTTCCGTCTCTACCAGGAGCGCACCTGGGCCAACGCCTACGCTCACACCCACGATGCCGTGCGCGCCCGGATTCCCGACGCCCGCATGAGTTTCACCAATCCGTACCGCTACAACTCCCTTTCCGGCACCGACTTCGCCCTTTGGACACCCCACGAGGAGCTCCTGCTGCGCTACTTCCACCGTCACGTCGCGGACCGCAATCGCTCCTGGACCGATGCGCCCATGGTCTCATGGTTCGGCTATCACTCCAACGCCGCCGAATGTGGTCATTTCGTATGGTGGTTCGCCCTCAACGGCGGACTCATCCCCATCTGGTGGGACCCGGTGGAACCGTGGGCTTACAGTGGCAAGGAAGGTTTCACGCCCTGGTACATGCTGGATCCGCTTTGGCGACCCACGGGCCGGAGCCAGGCTGTGAGCGCCGCTGCCCAACATCTGCAGACCGGTCTGGGCAAAGCTCTTCGCATTGCGAAACGTCCTGAACCCGAGGCCGTCATCATTCACTCGCAGCCATCCATGCACGTCTCGTACGCGGTGCCTGCGCTCAAGCTTGGGCGTCCCACCGATGACGGCTACAACGCGTACCGCGCTTCCGACGACGCCATGGCCGCCGCCCTCAAGCGCCACGGCTTCGCATATGAATACGCTCTCCCCGAACAGCTCGATGCGGCCCGACTCGCAGGCGTTCAGCTCGTCGCCCTGCCTTCCTGCGTCGCACTGCCCGATGCTGCATGCGACGCACTCCGGGCCTTCGTCAACTCCGGCGGGAAACTGATCGCAGACGTGATGCCCGCCACCTTCGACGAGCACGGCAAGCCCCGGGCCGTGTCTCCCATCGCCGATCTGTTCGACGGTGCGCGCGCCGTCCTCCTGCAGGCCGGCGACAGCGATGCAACCACGCGCCTGACTCGGTGCATCGCAGGCCTGAACTGTGCTCCTGCCGTTACCTGGCAGACGTCCACCGGGGAGCTTCCCCGGCAGACCGAGCTTTACCGATTCGCACTGGGGCGCAATCAACTCATCGGGCTCGTCCGGTTACCGGAGAAAGGGGCGGCCGGCGAGGGCCCTGTCACCGTCCACCTGCCCGAGCCCGGCTACGTCTACGACTGCCGGACCGCCGCATACCTTGGACACCTGGAGCGGATCACTCTCGACATTGCCGCGGGCGATGCCGTCTTCCTGGCCGTACTGTCATACCAGCCGTCTGGCCTGGACGTGCAGGCGGAAGTTGCCTCGGGCCGGTTCGTCGTCCGCGCCTCCATCGTCGGTGCCCCTGAAGCAGCTAACCACGTCTTCCGCATCTCTGTCACCCCGCCCGGCGCCGGCGCGCCGGTGGAATGGTACTCGCGCAACGTCGCTGCTCCCGACGGCAAAGCCTCTCTAGAGCTCCCGCTCGCCCGGAACGATCCGGCCGGGGAATGGGTTATC
- a CDS encoding SGNH/GDSL hydrolase family protein, with protein MQNLLVLVLLALSCSTVLAQEPGQALPQPDPLRLVLPPDLYAVQGQELSLYFDNVILTPNWRNFLYDVDCRIGRQDEDRWRVIPQETEVGDHPLTLKVLDGANQIVTQGNTTVHVVPAGAGAGKEFTLMCVGDSLTHASYYPLELFNLFGTEGNAKLRLVGTHYVRDSLPKEVVHEGYGGWTWAAFCSRWTDGTDVRARSPFMRLVDGTPTLDFQDYCNRVNNGVPPDFITILLGCNDTFNSSDETIDQTIDTMFGWADKLLAEFQRVGPDTQIGILLLVPPAASQDAFGSNYKCGQTRWQYRRNQHRVVERMMERLSGREEQNIWLLPAHVNLDCARNYPVSREAANARNPLEVLRQNNGVHPSAEGYYQIADTIYAWLKSRLAAAD; from the coding sequence ATGCAGAACCTGCTGGTTCTCGTGTTACTCGCGCTGAGTTGCTCCACCGTGCTTGCCCAGGAGCCCGGACAGGCTCTCCCCCAGCCCGATCCTCTCCGCCTCGTACTGCCGCCCGACCTGTACGCAGTTCAGGGGCAGGAGTTGTCCCTCTATTTCGACAATGTCATTCTCACGCCCAACTGGCGCAACTTCCTGTATGATGTCGACTGTCGCATCGGCCGGCAGGATGAAGACCGCTGGCGTGTCATCCCACAGGAGACCGAAGTCGGCGATCACCCCCTCACCCTCAAAGTCCTCGACGGCGCGAACCAGATCGTCACCCAGGGCAATACCACCGTCCACGTGGTCCCTGCCGGCGCCGGGGCGGGGAAGGAGTTCACGCTGATGTGCGTGGGCGACAGTCTGACCCATGCCTCGTATTACCCCCTGGAGCTCTTCAACCTCTTCGGCACGGAGGGCAATGCGAAGCTGCGCCTGGTGGGCACGCACTACGTCCGCGACAGTCTGCCCAAAGAGGTCGTGCACGAGGGGTACGGCGGCTGGACCTGGGCTGCGTTCTGCTCCCGCTGGACCGACGGCACTGACGTCCGCGCGAGAAGCCCTTTCATGCGCCTGGTGGACGGCACGCCGACCCTGGACTTCCAGGACTACTGTAATCGCGTGAACAACGGTGTCCCGCCGGACTTCATCACCATACTCCTGGGCTGCAATGACACTTTCAACTCCTCCGATGAAACCATCGACCAGACCATCGACACCATGTTCGGTTGGGCGGACAAGCTCCTGGCAGAGTTCCAGCGTGTGGGGCCGGACACCCAGATTGGAATCCTGCTCCTGGTGCCTCCCGCGGCCAGCCAGGACGCCTTTGGTTCAAACTACAAGTGCGGCCAAACCCGCTGGCAGTACCGCCGCAACCAGCACCGTGTCGTGGAACGCATGATGGAGCGCCTGTCCGGTCGCGAGGAACAGAACATCTGGCTGCTCCCGGCTCATGTGAACCTGGACTGCGCCCGCAACTACCCTGTGTCACGCGAGGCAGCTAATGCCCGCAACCCGCTGGAAGTTCTGCGCCAGAACAACGGCGTGCATCCTTCGGCCGAGGGCTACTACCAGATCGCCGACACCATCTATGCCTGGCTGAAATCCCGGTTGGCCGCGGCGGACTGA
- a CDS encoding CapA family protein, which yields MDRLNGLTIGPGDTVCLAAAIGPWCSGEYVLAPGTGQPGCIAAFGAGAEHVGALACRAAEVAGLEVHHPATCSPFDVEPISSEIRVRNPTRSPASFRTHWEGSLPCVELRQGTSGTFARHGFAPLRPSGILAAVGDIALDPAAAPWLDGGGSTISESDLVPLLTGADVAICNLETPITNSTDRTPLKSRRDLARRREFLFKADPDTALPALRGLGIDVASLANNHVFDYSDTGISETLRTLSTAGIGACGPAGNSDAPGIALREVAGTHLCFLSFATTETLPRDAAASLPATWIIDTTDSGLKTSCDVVSSCVSKSVRRGEMPVVSFHWGIERSNVPTRAQRELARAAAEAGAGIIIGHHPHRLQPIDVIGGCVVSYSLGNFVFAPHGEGQDDSAVLLVRIAHGRPIAAGLVPVGISLLGMPSLVGGDDSQRLSSLLVDLGLEPPSS from the coding sequence ATGGACCGCCTGAACGGCCTGACCATAGGCCCCGGCGACACGGTCTGTCTCGCCGCCGCAATCGGACCGTGGTGCTCCGGCGAGTACGTCCTCGCTCCCGGCACCGGCCAGCCGGGCTGCATCGCCGCCTTCGGCGCGGGAGCCGAACACGTGGGAGCTCTCGCGTGCCGGGCAGCCGAAGTCGCCGGACTCGAGGTTCACCACCCCGCGACATGTTCGCCCTTTGACGTCGAGCCCATCTCTTCCGAGATCAGAGTGAGAAACCCCACCCGGTCTCCCGCTTCTTTTCGCACCCACTGGGAAGGCAGTCTGCCCTGCGTCGAGTTGCGCCAGGGCACATCCGGCACCTTCGCGCGGCACGGGTTTGCACCACTGAGACCTTCCGGCATTCTCGCGGCCGTGGGTGACATCGCTCTTGACCCGGCTGCTGCACCCTGGCTTGACGGTGGCGGATCGACGATCTCCGAGTCCGATCTCGTCCCGCTCCTCACCGGGGCGGACGTGGCGATCTGCAATCTCGAAACACCGATCACGAACTCGACTGACCGCACCCCACTCAAGTCCCGCCGCGACCTTGCCCGCAGGCGCGAGTTTCTATTCAAGGCCGACCCGGACACCGCATTGCCGGCCCTTCGCGGGCTGGGGATCGATGTAGCCTCCCTGGCCAACAATCATGTCTTCGACTACTCGGATACCGGCATCTCGGAGACACTGCGCACCCTCTCGACAGCCGGCATCGGCGCCTGCGGGCCTGCCGGCAACAGTGATGCCCCAGGTATCGCACTGCGCGAAGTCGCCGGCACTCATCTCTGCTTCCTGTCCTTCGCGACCACGGAGACCCTCCCCAGAGACGCTGCAGCGTCTCTTCCTGCAACCTGGATCATTGACACCACGGACAGCGGCCTCAAGACATCCTGTGACGTGGTTTCCTCCTGCGTCAGCAAGAGCGTCCGCCGCGGCGAGATGCCCGTGGTCAGCTTCCATTGGGGAATCGAGCGCAGCAACGTGCCCACCCGAGCCCAACGGGAACTGGCACGGGCGGCCGCGGAAGCGGGAGCCGGCATCATCATCGGCCATCACCCCCACCGCTTGCAGCCCATAGATGTCATCGGCGGCTGCGTTGTGTCTTACAGCCTGGGAAACTTCGTCTTCGCACCGCATGGTGAGGGCCAGGACGACTCGGCCGTGCTCCTGGTCCGCATTGCCCACGGCCGCCCTATCGCCGCAGGCCTCGTCCCCGTTGGCATCTCCCTGCTTGGCATGCCCAGTCTGGTTGGAGGAGATGACAGCCAGCGTCTCTCCTCGCTCCTCGTCGACCTCGGACTCGAGCCTCCCTCCTCCTGA
- the fliS gene encoding flagellar export chaperone FliS produces MLAQSVQAQTAYLQVKTQATSPEETLVLLFDGMVRILRLARAAMDARRFEEQSAHIGRVQRILTELICALHEPADPALVAALRATYNHMYNRLVEANVRDDLAALDEVTELAENLGRAWRTALRNLPGAGREAEVAAG; encoded by the coding sequence GTGCTCGCCCAGAGTGTCCAGGCACAGACCGCCTATCTGCAGGTGAAAACCCAGGCGACCAGTCCCGAAGAGACGCTCGTGCTCCTGTTCGACGGGATGGTGCGCATCCTGCGCCTGGCCCGTGCCGCCATGGATGCCCGGCGATTCGAAGAGCAGTCGGCGCACATTGGCCGCGTCCAGCGCATCCTGACAGAACTGATCTGCGCCCTGCACGAACCTGCCGATCCCGCCTTGGTCGCGGCTCTCCGGGCGACCTACAACCATATGTACAACCGCCTCGTCGAAGCCAATGTGCGCGATGACCTTGCTGCCCTGGATGAGGTCACCGAGCTGGCGGAAAACCTCGGCCGGGCATGGCGCACGGCGCTGAGGAATTTACCCGGAGCTGGTCGTGAGGCCGAGGTGGCGGCCGGATAG